The following coding sequences are from one Photobacterium angustum window:
- a CDS encoding iron-containing alcohol dehydrogenase — MDKFTYQNPTSIHFGQGQIAAISQAIPKDKKVLVIYGGGSIKSNGVYNQVTAALDGYNWGEFSGVEPNPQYDTLMKAVELVKTEGYDYLLAVGGGSVVDGTKFVAAAACYQGEDPWNILLKQEPVTKVVPLGCVLTLPATGSESNGGSVVSRGKDKLFFGSPLVKPAFAVLDPQTTLSLSPRQVANGVVDAFVHTMEQYLTYPVNAKVQDRFAEGLLHTLIEEGPKALATPDDLAVRANIMWSATQALNGLIGVGVPADWTTHMIGHELTGNYGIDHARTLSIVLPAVMKVRRKEKEAKLLQYAERIFGLTTGTADQRIDAAIEKTIAFFKQMGVPTTLTDVDLGEKDIDVLIESLKKHGMIALSEHHDITPEISRKILMTAL; from the coding sequence ATGGATAAGTTTACCTACCAAAACCCTACAAGCATTCATTTTGGACAAGGTCAAATAGCAGCAATTAGCCAAGCTATTCCAAAAGATAAAAAAGTATTGGTTATTTACGGTGGTGGTTCTATCAAATCAAATGGTGTTTATAACCAAGTAACAGCAGCTTTGGACGGATATAACTGGGGAGAATTCTCAGGCGTTGAGCCTAATCCACAGTATGACACACTGATGAAGGCCGTCGAACTGGTTAAAACAGAAGGTTATGATTACCTATTAGCGGTAGGTGGTGGCTCAGTTGTTGATGGTACTAAATTTGTTGCCGCTGCTGCCTGTTATCAGGGAGAAGATCCTTGGAACATTTTACTTAAGCAAGAGCCTGTCACTAAGGTTGTTCCTCTTGGTTGTGTATTAACCTTACCTGCAACGGGTTCTGAAAGTAATGGTGGTTCTGTAGTTTCGCGTGGTAAAGACAAGTTATTCTTTGGCTCGCCACTCGTAAAACCCGCATTTGCTGTCTTAGATCCACAAACAACATTAAGTTTATCTCCTCGCCAAGTAGCAAACGGTGTTGTTGATGCCTTTGTTCATACAATGGAGCAGTACTTAACTTATCCTGTGAATGCAAAAGTCCAAGATCGTTTTGCTGAAGGTCTGCTGCATACCTTAATTGAAGAAGGTCCAAAAGCATTAGCTACACCCGATGATCTTGCTGTTCGAGCTAATATTATGTGGTCAGCCACTCAAGCACTCAATGGTTTAATTGGTGTTGGTGTCCCTGCAGATTGGACAACACATATGATTGGTCATGAATTAACAGGTAATTACGGTATTGATCATGCTCGTACATTAAGCATTGTATTACCTGCAGTTATGAAAGTACGTCGTAAAGAAAAAGAAGCAAAATTATTACAATATGCCGAGCGTATCTTTGGTTTAACAACAGGTACAGCAGATCAACGTATTGATGCTGCGATTGAAAAAACAATCGCCTTTTTCAAACAAATGGGTGTCCCAACAACACTTACTGACGTTGATTTAGGTGAAAAAGATATCGATGTTCTAATCGAAAGCCTTAAAAAACATGGCATGATCGCATTAAGTGAACATCACGATATTACGCCAGAGATAAGTCGTAAAATCTTAATGACGGCATTATAA
- a CDS encoding AraC family transcriptional regulator encodes MKAELKRQLAIVASQLCEYYKISDQTNRVHTLLTGVRLFRIDRYHKLTPQMYEQGIVVIFQGSKIGHLNQHQFGYDVEQCLIVSTSYPITCETFASQQEPLMGINIDLDINAISQLVSDMELESKNWGELDTRCGVSPAPMTESMYLCMLELLNVLHNPLDAKVLGPSILRQFFYYLLQSEKGYLLAHYCEQDSSLAKISTVIGHVQKNFAQKLHVNELAAMAGMSVSVFHKVFKQVVTDPPLQYIKKIRLNHAKNYILQEGLSASLASQRVGYESAAQFSREFKRYFGVPPSRIDEISDYSRK; translated from the coding sequence ATGAAAGCTGAGCTTAAAAGACAGCTAGCTATAGTTGCTAGTCAATTATGTGAATATTACAAAATATCAGACCAAACTAATCGGGTGCATACGTTGCTAACAGGCGTGCGATTATTTCGTATTGATCGTTACCATAAGCTGACGCCACAAATGTATGAGCAAGGAATTGTTGTTATTTTTCAAGGAAGTAAAATAGGGCATTTAAATCAACATCAGTTTGGTTATGACGTTGAACAATGTCTTATTGTGTCGACATCTTATCCTATAACATGTGAAACATTTGCCTCTCAGCAAGAACCATTAATGGGGATCAATATTGATCTTGATATTAATGCGATCAGCCAGTTAGTTTCTGATATGGAATTAGAGTCTAAAAATTGGGGAGAGTTAGACACACGCTGTGGTGTTTCTCCTGCACCAATGACTGAGTCAATGTATCTTTGTATGTTGGAGTTGCTTAATGTTTTGCATAATCCTCTTGATGCTAAGGTACTTGGTCCCTCGATTCTCCGTCAGTTCTTCTATTACTTATTGCAAAGTGAGAAGGGATATTTATTGGCACACTACTGCGAGCAAGATAGTTCTTTAGCTAAAATTTCGACCGTGATCGGTCATGTGCAAAAGAATTTTGCGCAAAAATTACATGTTAATGAATTAGCAGCAATGGCAGGGATGAGTGTCTCAGTTTTTCATAAAGTTTTTAAACAAGTTGTCACGGATCCTCCTTTGCAGTACATCAAAAAAATTCGGTTGAATCATGCAAAAAACTATATTTTGCAAGAAGGTCTTTCAGCAAGCCTAGCGTCTCAACGAGTAGGTTATGAAAGTGCTGCTCAATTTAGCCGAGAATTTAAACGTTATTTTGGTGTACCGCCTAGCCGTATTGATGAAATTTCAGATTATTCACGAAAATAA
- a CDS encoding NAD(P)H-dependent oxidoreductase has product MPESQPKILILFAHPSPNRSEINVPLFNASKTIANITCVDLYAEYPTYRIDIDKEQQRLREHDVVVFMFPLYWYSTPSLLKEWQDLVLEYGFAYGSEGNELVGKKFFCALTAGGPESSYRKDGFNHYTIRELLQPLEQMAELTGMDFLAPFALFGAGMANEENRIEQHIQNWKRVLIAIQDNKFNYEVASKLSKMNHSLELVIK; this is encoded by the coding sequence ATGCCTGAGTCTCAACCTAAAATTCTGATCCTATTTGCGCATCCTTCGCCAAATCGTTCAGAGATCAATGTACCCTTATTTAATGCATCTAAAACTATTGCCAATATAACGTGCGTTGACTTATATGCCGAATATCCAACCTATCGTATTGATATAGATAAAGAACAACAGCGCCTTCGTGAACATGACGTTGTTGTATTTATGTTTCCACTCTATTGGTATTCCACCCCATCGTTATTAAAAGAATGGCAAGATTTAGTGCTTGAATATGGATTTGCATATGGCAGTGAAGGGAATGAATTGGTAGGTAAAAAATTCTTTTGCGCTTTGACTGCTGGAGGCCCTGAATCGAGTTATCGTAAAGATGGTTTTAACCACTATACCATTCGTGAGTTATTGCAACCTCTAGAGCAAATGGCAGAGTTAACGGGTATGGACTTTCTAGCGCCGTTTGCGCTCTTTGGTGCGGGTATGGCGAATGAAGAGAACCGTATTGAACAACATATTCAAAATTGGAAACGTGTTCTGATTGCGATTCAAGATAATAAATTCAACTATGAGGTTGCGAGTAAATTATCAAAAATGAATCACAGCCTAGAATTAGTCATTAAATAG
- a CDS encoding monovalent cation:proton antiporter-2 (CPA2) family protein, which yields MTGYFLQAFIYLVAAVIAVPLAKRLGLGSVLGYLIAGVVIGPVIGLVGSETTTIQHFAEFGVVMMLFVVGLELEPKMLWGMRHRLLGLGGLQVVVTALTVMGIAHLFDIAWSYALAIGLIFSLSSTAIVLQTFSEKGLSKTEGGKSAFSVLLFQDIAVIPMLALIPLLAVPELVAKSQAVVAKAAEHHDDLSLVAGLPGWAYAIVIILAIAGVVVGGHYLSRPLFRFVASSGLREIFTATALMLVIGIAALMSLIGLSPALGTFLAGVVLANSEFRHELESNIEPFKGLLLGLFFITVGAGIDFNVLFDQFGTVVGLTIGVMLVKFIVLLVLSFIFKVKGSDRWLFALSLAQAGEFGFVLLSYTVQNNVLPESMSQTLSLVVALSMFLTPGLFILYDRVILPRFCEAKNEREADEIDEQGKVIIAGIGRFGQIVNRLLASNGVKTVVLDHSVTQIDNMRQINIKSFFGDATRHDLLHTAGIEDAKLFIVAIDDKERATELVHYIKQTYPQVRVLARAYDRGHHYSLRCAGADYVISETYRSALALGTEALKNLGVHPFRAEQQKATFVETEARSKEKLYHTWLESTEEDRFNTSYVELFNQLESTLSDVMKQERTDKHTKSERGWTPPPKVFNDEVEQDLVEKHDH from the coding sequence ATGACTGGATATTTTTTGCAGGCTTTCATCTATTTGGTGGCCGCCGTTATTGCTGTTCCGCTTGCTAAGCGATTAGGGCTAGGTTCAGTACTGGGTTATTTAATCGCAGGTGTGGTTATTGGTCCCGTTATTGGTTTAGTTGGTAGTGAAACCACGACGATTCAGCATTTTGCTGAGTTTGGTGTCGTTATGATGCTGTTTGTTGTTGGTTTAGAGCTTGAGCCTAAAATGTTGTGGGGTATGCGTCATCGCTTATTAGGGTTAGGTGGTTTACAAGTTGTTGTTACCGCTTTAACCGTTATGGGGATTGCTCATTTATTTGATATTGCTTGGTCTTACGCCCTTGCTATTGGCCTTATCTTTTCACTTTCTTCTACTGCGATTGTACTGCAAACATTCAGTGAAAAAGGGCTAAGCAAAACGGAAGGTGGTAAAAGCGCATTTTCAGTATTGCTGTTCCAAGATATTGCCGTCATCCCAATGTTAGCTTTGATCCCTTTACTGGCAGTACCTGAATTAGTGGCAAAGTCTCAAGCCGTTGTGGCAAAAGCTGCAGAGCATCATGATGATCTTAGCCTAGTAGCGGGTCTTCCAGGTTGGGCTTATGCGATTGTAATTATTTTAGCGATCGCTGGTGTTGTAGTTGGTGGTCATTATTTAAGCCGTCCGTTATTCCGTTTTGTTGCTTCATCGGGCTTACGTGAAATTTTTACCGCAACAGCATTGATGTTAGTTATTGGTATTGCAGCCTTAATGAGCCTGATTGGTTTATCGCCAGCACTCGGAACTTTTCTTGCTGGCGTGGTACTTGCCAATAGTGAATTTAGACATGAACTTGAATCTAATATCGAGCCTTTTAAAGGGTTACTATTAGGGCTTTTCTTTATTACCGTCGGTGCGGGGATTGATTTCAACGTACTGTTTGATCAATTTGGCACGGTGGTTGGTTTAACCATTGGTGTGATGCTGGTTAAGTTTATTGTTCTGTTGGTACTTTCTTTTATATTCAAGGTAAAAGGCAGCGACCGTTGGCTCTTTGCGTTAAGTTTGGCGCAAGCGGGTGAATTTGGTTTTGTATTATTAAGCTATACCGTACAAAACAATGTGCTACCTGAGTCAATGAGCCAAACACTCTCACTGGTGGTTGCGTTATCGATGTTCTTAACACCAGGTTTATTTATTTTATATGATCGTGTGATTTTGCCCCGTTTTTGTGAGGCTAAAAATGAGCGTGAAGCCGATGAAATAGATGAGCAAGGAAAAGTCATCATTGCGGGTATTGGGCGATTTGGTCAGATTGTAAACCGACTATTGGCATCTAATGGGGTGAAAACGGTCGTGCTTGACCACTCTGTAACGCAAATTGACAACATGCGCCAAATTAATATTAAAAGTTTCTTTGGTGATGCGACGCGACATGATTTGCTTCATACCGCAGGTATTGAAGATGCAAAACTGTTTATTGTTGCCATTGATGATAAAGAACGAGCCACAGAGCTTGTCCATTATATTAAGCAAACATATCCTCAAGTACGCGTATTGGCACGTGCTTATGATCGAGGTCATCATTATTCGCTACGTTGTGCTGGTGCTGATTACGTGATCAGTGAAACATACCGCTCTGCACTAGCCTTGGGCACAGAAGCGTTGAAAAATTTAGGGGTGCATCCATTCAGAGCTGAGCAGCAAAAGGCCACATTTGTTGAAACTGAAGCTAGAAGCAAAGAGAAGCTTTATCACACATGGTTAGAAAGCACAGAAGAAGATCGTTTTAATACCTCCTATGTGGAATTGTTTAACCAATTAGAATCAACATTAAGTGATGTAATGAAACAAGAGCGGACCGACAAGCATACGAAGTCAGAACGTGGTTGGACGCCACCACCTAAAGTGTTTAATGATGAAGTAGAACAAGATTTAGTTGAAAAGCATGATCACTAA
- a CDS encoding TonB-dependent receptor plug domain-containing protein: MNNYLIKSPILFSVLYFSSYANISLASEIDDLMSMDLDDLTTQSVTVTTAAKKEQSLSDVPAAIYVITNEQIKRSGVRSIAEALALAPGVQVTKISEFNWQVSLRGLNEALFNKLLVMVDGRSVFSPLMSGTFWHTIDAILDDIDRIEILRGSAGTMWGGNATNGVINIITKNSNETLGQFLEVAAGEYNYKEVSYRNGFQINDVTTARLSIKGVQSDYYTFNDDEWNSYNISFRTDYVEDDRFLTFQIGGYHTKSEHSDWYRYDILEKPFNPNDPMSAVIGYQTGLEDFSRGFYSNLNLGKTVDDTHYEATLWIDSNSRTEPSANGEYDTLNADVLAIKQINQNNELTLGLGARYTKIKVPEKETDFYLDMEPYHRTSSRQTEREQIYNVFSQLETQLTDKFTSSLGVKVEHFTRNNTTEIQPQARLLYRASDDHQFWSGVGRAVVTPSSVDSTTDLYRLGSVVAPLPNCDASTQNCYAQYPMLALTAGNPDMDNESVVTWDAGYRGKLSDTLSIDTTIFLSHYENLRMLDNGLWFCRYGECVDGSTQPGQLAVHEFKLVDAIDAQSYGAELSLFWQPTDNININTSYSYIDTQAECSSEYMTCNSYDNGGYKVLYNLQPKHYVSLQTMWTLNSQWQIDGWLKHKSSVSSPIAFYKAPAVTTIDVRVAWQYNQEWPLVEFVVDGLGSSTYEDLPNTAPLEEAAFLRFSWTKL, from the coding sequence ATGAATAATTACTTAATCAAATCACCTATTTTATTTTCGGTACTTTATTTTTCTAGCTATGCCAATATTTCATTAGCATCTGAAATTGATGACTTGATGTCGATGGATTTAGATGACCTCACAACACAAAGTGTGACAGTGACGACGGCAGCAAAGAAAGAACAATCGTTAAGTGATGTGCCTGCTGCTATTTATGTTATTACCAATGAGCAAATTAAGCGCAGTGGTGTTCGTTCGATAGCAGAAGCCTTAGCCTTAGCGCCAGGTGTACAGGTGACTAAGATCAGTGAATTTAATTGGCAAGTATCCTTACGTGGTTTAAACGAAGCTCTATTTAATAAATTATTAGTCATGGTTGATGGTCGTAGTGTCTTTAGCCCTTTAATGTCAGGGACTTTTTGGCACACCATTGATGCTATTTTAGATGATATTGATCGTATTGAAATATTGCGTGGTTCCGCTGGGACAATGTGGGGAGGAAATGCGACTAACGGTGTCATTAATATCATTACTAAAAATAGTAATGAAACGTTGGGGCAATTTCTTGAAGTCGCAGCGGGTGAATATAATTATAAAGAAGTTAGTTATCGTAACGGCTTTCAAATTAATGATGTAACAACAGCAAGATTATCAATTAAAGGTGTTCAATCAGACTATTACACTTTCAATGATGATGAATGGAATAGTTATAATATTTCATTCCGCACTGACTATGTTGAAGATGATCGATTTTTAACATTTCAGATAGGCGGTTATCATACCAAGTCTGAGCATTCTGATTGGTATCGCTATGATATTTTAGAGAAGCCCTTTAACCCTAATGATCCAATGAGCGCTGTAATTGGCTATCAAACAGGATTGGAAGATTTTTCACGCGGTTTTTATAGTAATTTAAACTTGGGAAAAACAGTTGATGATACCCACTATGAAGCCACATTGTGGATTGATAGCAACTCAAGAACTGAACCTTCCGCGAATGGTGAATACGATACACTTAATGCTGATGTATTAGCAATTAAGCAAATAAATCAAAATAATGAGCTGACATTAGGCTTAGGTGCGCGTTATACCAAAATAAAAGTTCCTGAGAAAGAAACAGACTTTTACCTTGATATGGAACCATATCATCGTACTAGTTCAAGGCAAACAGAGCGCGAGCAAATTTATAATGTTTTCTCGCAATTAGAAACTCAGCTAACAGATAAGTTCACCTCTAGCCTAGGGGTAAAAGTTGAACATTTCACTCGTAATAATACGACTGAAATTCAGCCTCAAGCGAGATTGTTGTATCGCGCTTCTGATGACCATCAATTCTGGTCGGGCGTTGGTCGAGCTGTTGTAACACCTTCCTCGGTTGATTCGACGACTGATTTATATAGGTTAGGATCTGTGGTCGCACCCTTGCCGAATTGTGATGCTTCAACTCAAAACTGTTATGCGCAATACCCAATGCTTGCGTTGACGGCGGGTAATCCTGATATGGATAATGAATCGGTTGTCACATGGGATGCAGGATATAGAGGGAAACTCTCAGATACATTATCGATCGATACAACGATTTTCCTTAGTCACTATGAAAATTTGCGGATGCTTGATAATGGATTATGGTTTTGTCGCTACGGTGAATGTGTTGATGGTTCGACACAACCAGGTCAATTAGCGGTTCACGAGTTTAAATTAGTTGATGCAATTGATGCACAAAGTTACGGTGCTGAATTGTCACTCTTTTGGCAGCCGACAGATAATATAAATATCAATACATCATACAGTTATATTGATACTCAGGCTGAATGTAGTTCTGAATATATGACATGTAATAGCTATGATAATGGCGGTTATAAAGTTTTGTATAATCTTCAGCCTAAACATTACGTTTCTTTACAAACGATGTGGACTTTAAATTCACAATGGCAAATTGATGGCTGGCTAAAGCATAAGAGCTCAGTATCATCGCCAATCGCTTTTTATAAAGCACCTGCAGTAACGACAATAGATGTACGTGTTGCGTGGCAATATAATCAAGAATGGCCACTTGTTGAGTTTGTGGTTGATGGTTTAGGTAGTTCAACATATGAAGATTTACCGAATACAGCACCACTAGAAGAAGCAGCGTTTTTACGTTTTTCATGGACAAAATTGTAA
- a CDS encoding YfiR family protein, which translates to MHSNHRTSGKVVLNKMVGLLAKPYHFCRLYFLYFTAAVFICIYTFSNKANADSVADYEISAVYIYRFSQFVTWPQDNRTLTYCTLGTDNIALTLSRLLKAKNNKIVTLTSISQLEQCQIAYISRQKELGLTYIPIKEGVLTIGTGHSFLAKGGMIELRSINNKVRPVIAISSAKKAELTISSKLLKIAILPSLNSQQQGGENHAQ; encoded by the coding sequence ATGCATAGTAACCATCGCACCTCGGGTAAAGTTGTATTGAATAAGATGGTAGGGCTTCTTGCAAAGCCTTACCATTTTTGCCGTTTGTATTTTCTGTACTTTACTGCTGCTGTATTTATTTGTATTTATACTTTTTCAAATAAAGCCAATGCAGATAGTGTTGCTGACTATGAAATATCGGCAGTCTATATTTACCGTTTTTCTCAGTTTGTTACTTGGCCTCAAGACAACAGAACATTAACCTATTGCACTTTAGGCACTGATAATATCGCGTTAACATTAAGCCGATTACTGAAAGCTAAAAATAACAAAATTGTTACGTTAACGAGCATTAGTCAGCTTGAGCAGTGCCAAATTGCTTATATTTCTAGGCAAAAAGAACTGGGTTTAACTTATATCCCAATTAAAGAAGGGGTACTGACGATTGGTACTGGTCATTCCTTTTTAGCAAAAGGAGGGATGATTGAATTACGTTCAATTAATAATAAAGTCCGCCCTGTTATTGCTATATCGAGTGCCAAGAAAGCAGAGTTAACCATAAGCTCAAAATTATTGAAAATTGCGATACTTCCTTCTCTTAATAGCCAACAACAAGGAGGAGAAAATCATGCGCAATAA
- a CDS encoding diguanylate cyclase domain-containing protein, with protein sequence MRNNWMNSLSLNQRLYLPLVFFVVVLFIVFQTLSSYKYIESEKQNLVNRITILSTGIGTNLTAAIQFDDATTGQEILSAFSADPMIVSVSVLTENNVVFAGFNNTDNRHIPTNDAEEIMVKTRGYVFSNQYLYMQIPIYIENTELAKMRIVVSLDRLHALKSSQIEISLYLLVILILFSSFVIRRLRHWMISPIRQLNDAMINVIHFNQTEIVQHQASSKDEISELIDCFNTMIIKLNQRELKIKQTISQLEYEKEFADDVISTVQHALLVVDHSGHIILANDSSSKLFHDSPQLLRSQHICDVIKPIDLENFQYQLEQTLQGNKQFSHDLVKTVGTKGTAIYQVVSHPLQHKNQTLFTLEDVTERSVAERQQQLAAKIFENSREAILLLNSQGHIEMVNRAFCELIGQEHGTIIGKYYRSVLIETETLLMRKEILMSLSLDQQWQGECSFFNRKRGVKTPLHLKINQLIDTESNESQIVVLASDISSVKEAQRLAYIAQHDALTHLPNREFLHHYLVEALTFPRSDVMAVLFIDLDGFKFVNDSYGHDIGDKVLQIVAKKLMMSVRQNDIVTRLAGDEFVAVLNPVKSREPILNIGERIINSLSQPINIKGHSINIGASIGCYYIEPEDVTGIDSVLHCADMAMYQSKMQGKGRITEFNQLKAVSSAE encoded by the coding sequence ATGCGCAATAATTGGATGAATTCTCTTTCTCTTAATCAACGTTTATATTTGCCGTTAGTCTTTTTTGTTGTTGTACTTTTCATCGTCTTTCAAACGTTAAGCTCTTACAAGTATATAGAGAGTGAAAAGCAGAATTTAGTAAATAGAATAACGATATTAAGTACGGGTATTGGAACGAATTTAACTGCTGCTATTCAGTTTGATGATGCGACAACAGGACAAGAGATTTTATCGGCATTTTCAGCCGATCCTATGATCGTATCTGTCTCTGTGTTAACGGAGAATAATGTCGTTTTTGCTGGATTTAACAATACCGATAATAGGCATATACCAACAAATGATGCAGAAGAAATCATGGTTAAAACGCGGGGATATGTTTTTAGTAACCAGTATTTATATATGCAGATCCCTATTTACATAGAGAACACAGAGCTTGCAAAAATGCGCATTGTTGTGTCTCTTGATAGATTACATGCTCTTAAATCGTCTCAGATAGAAATTAGCTTGTACTTATTAGTGATTTTAATTTTATTTAGTAGTTTCGTTATCCGTCGATTACGGCATTGGATGATCAGTCCCATTCGTCAACTGAATGATGCGATGATTAATGTAATTCATTTTAATCAAACTGAAATTGTACAGCATCAAGCCAGTTCGAAAGATGAGATAAGTGAATTGATCGATTGTTTTAATACGATGATCATTAAACTGAACCAGCGGGAATTAAAAATTAAACAGACTATTTCTCAATTAGAATATGAGAAAGAATTTGCCGATGATGTGATCAGCACGGTACAGCATGCGCTGCTAGTTGTGGATCATTCTGGACATATTATTTTAGCCAATGATAGTAGCTCAAAACTATTTCACGATTCACCACAACTGCTGAGATCTCAACATATTTGTGATGTGATTAAGCCGATTGACCTGGAAAATTTTCAATATCAACTAGAGCAAACACTACAGGGCAATAAGCAGTTTAGTCATGATTTGGTTAAAACGGTTGGCACAAAAGGGACGGCAATATATCAAGTCGTGAGCCATCCATTACAGCATAAAAACCAGACTTTATTTACGCTAGAAGATGTGACGGAACGGAGTGTGGCAGAGCGACAACAACAGTTGGCAGCGAAGATTTTTGAAAATAGCCGTGAAGCGATTTTATTACTCAATAGTCAAGGTCATATTGAGATGGTGAATCGAGCGTTTTGTGAACTTATAGGTCAAGAACACGGAACAATTATTGGGAAATATTACCGTTCGGTATTAATTGAAACCGAAACACTACTTATGAGAAAAGAAATTCTAATGTCGCTGTCGTTAGATCAGCAGTGGCAAGGTGAGTGTTCATTCTTTAATCGTAAGAGAGGTGTTAAGACACCATTACATTTAAAAATAAATCAACTTATTGATACAGAAAGCAATGAGAGCCAAATTGTTGTGTTGGCTTCCGACATCAGCTCAGTTAAAGAAGCACAACGTTTAGCGTATATAGCACAGCACGATGCATTAACACATTTGCCAAATCGTGAGTTCTTACACCATTATTTAGTAGAAGCACTGACTTTTCCTCGTAGCGATGTAATGGCTGTACTGTTTATTGATTTAGATGGTTTTAAATTTGTAAATGACTCTTACGGCCATGATATTGGTGATAAAGTACTTCAAATTGTCGCTAAGAAATTAATGATGAGTGTTCGTCAAAACGATATTGTTACGCGTTTAGCTGGAGATGAATTTGTAGCAGTACTCAATCCCGTAAAGAGTCGTGAGCCTATTTTGAATATAGGAGAGCGAATTATTAACAGTCTTTCCCAACCAATTAATATTAAAGGTCATAGTATTAATATTGGTGCGAGTATAGGTTGTTATTATATTGAACCTGAAGATGTGACGGGGATTGATAGTGTCTTACATTGTGCTGATATGGCGATGTACCAATCAAAGATGCAAGGTAAAGGGCGTATCACTGAGTTTAATCAACTCAAAGCAGTTTCATCAGCCGAATAG
- a CDS encoding ABC transporter ATP-binding protein: protein MTKTLGTSPAHTALVELNHICKFYGEENNLVKALDNVSLTIHSGEFLSILGPSGSGKSTLMNMLGCLDKPTSGEYLLDNNDVSSMTSHQLAKIRNHKIGFVFQSFNLLEYATALDNVALPLVYRGVKTKERRAKAADLLAQVGLADRIHHKPNQLSGGQKQRVAIARALVNDPQIILADEPTGALDSKSGAEIEALFNDLHQQGRTLIVVTHDVSLAERTPRIITIKDGQIISDKKTGYKPPLASAVI from the coding sequence ATGACAAAAACATTGGGTACCTCCCCAGCACACACAGCTTTAGTTGAGCTTAATCATATTTGTAAGTTCTATGGCGAAGAAAATAATTTAGTTAAAGCATTAGATAATGTCTCTCTCACTATTCATTCTGGTGAGTTTTTATCAATACTTGGTCCTTCAGGCTCTGGTAAATCTACCCTGATGAACATGCTGGGTTGTTTAGATAAGCCGACATCTGGCGAATATTTGCTGGATAATAACGATGTATCATCAATGACAAGCCACCAACTTGCAAAAATCAGAAACCACAAAATTGGTTTTGTTTTTCAAAGTTTTAACTTATTAGAATATGCCACTGCATTAGATAATGTTGCGCTACCTCTCGTGTACAGAGGCGTAAAAACAAAAGAACGTCGAGCAAAAGCGGCAGATTTATTAGCCCAAGTAGGACTCGCCGATCGTATTCATCATAAACCGAATCAATTATCGGGTGGTCAAAAGCAGCGTGTGGCAATTGCGAGGGCTTTGGTTAACGATCCACAAATTATCCTTGCGGATGAACCAACAGGTGCATTGGACTCTAAATCAGGCGCAGAAATTGAAGCACTTTTTAATGACTTGCACCAACAAGGAAGAACCTTAATTGTCGTCACTCACGATGTCAGCCTAGCAGAAAGAACACCACGCATTATCACTATCAAAGATGGACAAATAATTTCTGATAAAAAGACAGGCTATAAACCGCCTTTAGCATCGGCAGTTATTTAA